A region from the Gossypium hirsutum isolate 1008001.06 chromosome A08, Gossypium_hirsutum_v2.1, whole genome shotgun sequence genome encodes:
- the LOC107932392 gene encoding uncharacterized protein → MSLTTETESQDCMAGDDALPQAILMILERVAETNTGFGGRWSVMERLRSNRAKLFRGVTRVILNVAEYWIEATERIMDDLDSTLEQKLKGPGKHVGASYVEAHRREFLNLTEGDQSVAEYEVKFLRLSHYARDMVASEYERCVCFENGLRDSLRVLIALQREREFLILVEKVKITEEFKHAERQNRDRERGRNKRDSEPSSSIQRPKKRPKLMGRLELGPLLLLLDCNHVLIVVDAIRTSVREGLGQVYGVDH, encoded by the exons ATGTCACTTACTACTGAGACTGAGTCTCAAGATTGCATGGCTGGGGATGACGCATTGCCCCAAGCTATTCTAATgatattggagagggtcgctgaGACTAATACTGGATTTGGGGGCCGTTGGTCTGTTATGGAACGACTCCGGTCCAATAGAGCTAAACtttttaggggtgtcactagagtcaTCCTTAATGTAGCCGAATACTGGATAGAGGCTacggagcggattatggatgacttggattcCACCCTTGAACAGAAATTAAAGGGTCCA GGGAAACATgtgggagctagttatgtggaagCTCATAGGAGGGAGTTTCTGAATCTTACTGAGGGGGACCaatcagtggccgagtatgaggtcaAATTTCTGAGATTGAGCCACTATGCACGAGATATGGTGGCATCGGAGTATGAGAGATGTGTCTGCTTTGAGAATGGCCTCAGAGATAGTTTAAGAGTTCTGATAGCTCTGCAAAGGGAGCGAGAGTTCTTGATTctggttgagaaagtgaagatCACCGAGGAGTTCAAGCACGCTGAGCGCCAAAATCGTGACAGAGagagaggtaggaacaagagggattcggagccctcaaGTTCTATACAAAGGCCTAAAAAACGGCCAAAGCTGATGGGCCGGTTAGAGTTGGGCCCTTTGTTATTACTACTGGACTGCAACCATGTGTtgattgtggtagacgccattaGGACGAGTGTTAGAGAAGGGTTGGGGCAAGTCTACggtgtggatcattag